ATTACTAATCACAAATTACTAATTTCTGGAAATAAGAATGGATGAAATATACGTAGATTTACATGTACATACAAATTTTTCGGATGGGACATTCACCCCTAAGGAAGCGGTAGATTTTGCAAAGGAAGCCGGTTTATCTGCCATTAGTATAACCGATCACGATACAGTTGACGGAATCCCTTTTGCTTTAGAAGAAGGGAAAAAGAAAAATCTTGAAATTATTCCCGGCGTTGAACTTTCTTGCGAGGTTGAAAATCAACAGGGAAGTGAAATGCATATACTCGGTTATTACATGGACTGGAAAGATAATAAATTCAATGAATTCTTGAAAGTATTTAGAAAAGCGCGGCATGAAAGAGCCGAAAAAATATTTAAGAAGCTGGAAGGGATCGGTATTTCAATTAAGAAAGAAGTGTTAGAACGGATTTCCGGAGAAGGGACTATCGGCAGGCTTCATTTTGCAAAGGCTATTGTTGAATCAGGTTTTGCCAAAAGTATTCAGGAAGTATTTCAAAAATATCTTAGCGTGGATAAACCGGCATATGTGCCGAAATATAAACTTTCGCCTGAAGACGGAATAAAAATGATTAAAGATGCCGGCGGCATAGCGGTTTTAGCGCATCCTTACTATATGCATTACAGCAACCGTGAACTGATAAAAGACCTTATCACGGCAGGGCTTGAAGGAATAGAAGTCTGGCACAGCAGGCATTCGCCTTCTTCAATCCGGACTTTTAAGCAAATTGCCAATGATCTGCATTTGATTTCAACCGGCGGCTCGGATTGTCACGGGCCGTACGGCCAGGAATCCGCATTGATGGGAACAATAAAGGTTCCATACAGTGTTGTGAATGATTTGAAAAAATTAAAAGAACGAATTAACGTTTAAAAGGGGTATTATGAAAGTATTTAAAAACTTTTTTGAAAGCATGCGTCCCAAGCAGTGGATAAAAAATCTGTTTATTTTTGCCGGAATTTTATTTTCAAAGAATTTTTTTGATATAGGAATGCTTAGCGTTGCAATCAGTGCATTTATAGTATTTTGTCTTTTATCAGGAGCGGTATATATAATTAACGATATTTTTGACAAGGAACAAGATAAAAAGCATCCTCTAAAGGCAAAAAGGCCGATTGCCTCGGGTAAATTGCAGATAAACATGGCTTTAGGCGGCGCCTTAATTTTAATAGTGATTTCTCTGGGCGTTTCTCTTATACTTAATGTGAATTTTTTCTGGGCGGCATTGATTTATTTAATAATTCAGCTGGGATATTCTTTTTATTTTAAGAAAGAAGTTATTCTTGATGTTTTTTTTATTGCGGCTGGCTTTGTGCTAAGAGTAATTGCGGGTGCTGAAGTTATAGATGTTGAAATTTCAAAATGGTTGATTATTTCAACAATAGCTATTTCTCTTTTTCTGGCTTTAGTAAAACGCCGTCATGAAATAGAGATTTTGGCAAAAGGGGCGCGCCAGCACAGAAAAGTCCTTGATGAATATAGCTCCACATATTTGTTAGATCAGATGATTTCTGTCGTTACGGCGTTTACCATTATTTGTTATACGCTTTATACTATATCACCCGAAACAGTTTACAAGTTTGGAACGGAAAATCTAATTTTTACCATCCCGTTTGTTTTATACGGAATTTTACGCTATCTTTACCTTGTCCACAAAAAGGGAGAAGGCGGGAACCCCGAAAAAATATTGGTTTCTGACAAGCCGTTGCTTGTAAATATTCTTTTATGGGTCATCGCTTCAGCTGTAATTATCTACAAATAGGTTTCTATGAACAATTTCATTGCCATAGTTGAAGATGAAGAAGATATTGCAGAATTAATAGCAGTAAATCTTTCCAAAAGCGGATATAAAACTAAAGTTTTCCACGAAGCCAAACCTTTTCTGCTTTCAATTAGAAAAAACTTACCTGACCTTATTATTCTTGATCTCATGCTCCCTGATGCCGACGGCCTTGAACTATGTAAAAATTTAAAAAGAGAAGATCAGTTTTCAAAAATTCCTATCATAATGCTTACTGCAAAAGCTGAAGAAACCGATAAAATTCTCGGCCTTGAGATTGGCGCTGATGATTATATAACAAAACCTTTTTCGCCAAGAGAACTGGTTGCGCGTGTTAAAGCTGTGCTTCGCCGCGGCCAGCAAAAGAGTGAAGAAAGAAAAAAGAAATCAAAAGATTTAATTGAAATTGACAAAGAAAAGCATTCGGTTCTTATTGCAAGGAAACCCGTAAATCTTACGGTAACCGAATTTAAGATATTGGAACTCCTTTTATCCAAAAGGGGATATGTGTTTCCAAGGGAAAAAATACTGGACTATGTCTGGGGGGAAGAAATAGTGGTAGTGGATAGAACGGTAGATGTTCATATTAGGCATTTGCGCAAAAAACTTATGTCCGCTGGAAAGCTTATAAAAAGCATTCACGGAGTCGGTTATAAATTAGAAGAATGAAAAAAAGAATTTTTTTTAAACTCTATTCAGGCTTTCTTACTGTTACGCTGATCCTTTCAGGTTTGATACTTCTAGTCACATATATAGAAATTAGATACACTTATGTTAAAGCGGTTGGGCGCGATCTTGTAAATGTGGTAAATGCTCTGAATTTATCAGTAACTCCGCTTTTCAGAACAAAAGACCTTAAACCCTATCTTGCTAAACTTGATGAACAACTTCAGGAACGGATCACCGTTATCTCGCCTGACGGAACAGTAATTTTTGATACCCAAAAAGACCAGTCAGAAATGGTTAACCATAAATCAAGGCCAGAAGTTGCTGAAGCTCTAAAGGGAAATACCGGAACTGCTGTTCGCTTCAGCAAAACTCTTCAGAAAGACATGTTGTATGCTGCCGTACCTATCAAAAAGAATGGTGAAATAGAAGGTGTCTTAAGGGTATCTCGAGCACTGAGCAGTATAAACACTCTTATTAATGTGCTTGAATATAAAATTGTCCTTTTAACTTTATTTGTAATAATTATTGCATTGGTATCCGGGTTTTTAGTATTCCGTCGATTGGTTCGCCCAATAATTGAAATGCGTAATGCAGCCCATATACTTGCCTCAGGCGATTTCAGCGCCCGGGTTCATGCGGGGCTTGAATATTCTGAAACTAAGGAGCTATCAGATACTTTTAACAGTATGGCCGAAAAAATAGAATCTCTCTTTTTGGGTTTGACTGATCGCACTCAGAAACTGGATGCTCTGATATCTTCATTGTACGAAGAACTGTTTGTTTTCTCAAAAGACGGCAAAATAACGCTTGCAAATAAACGGTTCAAAGAAACCGTAAAAGATACGGGCTGTGAAGGGCGTTATTATTGGGAATATTTCCGCGATACCGGATTTGAACAGCTTGTTAAAACCGCGCATGAAACGAAGGTGAACTCATTTGGGGAAATGGAATTTTCCGGCAACACTTTTCTTATCAGTATTTCCGCGCTTTCGGCAAGCGGTGATACGGTGGTAATTATGCATAACATAACTGCCGAAAGAAACCTTGAAAAAATAAAAAGAGATTTTGTTGCCAATGTTTCCCATGAATTAAGGACGCCGCTTACCGCTATCAAAGGATTTGTGGAAACAATGGAAGGCGATGTATCCGAAGCTAATAAGCGTTACCTGGGGATAATAAAGAAACATGCAGAAAGGCTCATCAATATCGTAGCCGATCTTTTAACGCTTTCAGAACTAGAAGAAAAGAAATTATCGCTTGAATCAGGAGAGGTTGACCTTGAAAAACTCATTGATGATGTGGTTAGCATGTTTCAGCCGAAAATTTCAGAGAAAAAGCTTCAGGTTAAAGTAAACAGCGATGCAAAGCTTCCGCATATTTCAGGCGATATATTCAGACTTGAACAACTTTTTGTAAATCTAATTGACAATGCCGTGAAATATACTGACAAGGGGAAGATTAGCATTAATCTTTCTTTACTTGAAAATAAAATTATAGTCACAGTTGAAGATACAGGAATCGGCATCCCCAAAGAACACCTGCCAAGAGTTTTTGAGCGCTTTTATGTCGCGGATAGAGGCCGCTCAAAAAAGTCCGGCGGGACAGGTCTTGGCCTCGCCATCGTTAAACACATCGCAATGCTTCACCACGGGGCTGTAGATGTGGAAAGCACCCTCAGCATCGGCACGAAATTTACAGTGTCTTTGCCGATAAAATAATCGTATCAAATTATGAGGGATTAACATATATGATCGCATCAAAACTTTAGGCGATTACCGCAAGAGCGCTTGACACCAAAAAATTATAATACTTGACAAAACTCATTATTATGAGTATAATCACTCACAGAGGTGAGCAAATTGTATAAAAGAAAGATATTTAATTCATTTTTCAATAGGATTAATGAACAGAGGAAGTTTATCCAAGTCCTTGTAGGGCCGAGACAGATAGGTAAAACAACACTTGTAAGGCAGGTAATAGAGCATTTGGATTTCCAAAGCCACTATGCTTCCGCTGATGCTGTTGGGGTAAATTCGGATGCATGGATAGAACAGCAGTGGGAGGTAACGCGTACAAAGGCAAGTACAGAAAATAGAAAAGTTCTATTGGTCCTTGATGAGATACAAAAAATACCTGCCTGGTCCGAAAAAGTGAAAAAGTTGTGGGAAGAAGACACAGCAAGGAAAAATAATATCCTTGTAATTTTGCTTGGTTCATCTCAGTTATTGCTTCAAAAAGGCCTTACAGAAAGCCTTGCCGGAAGATTTGAAATTTCTTATCTAATGCACTGGCCTTATGAAGAAATGAAAGACGCTTTCGGGTTTACCTTGGATGAATATATATTTTTTGGAGGGTATCCCGGTTCGGCGGGTTTGATAAAAGAAGAAAATAGGTGGAGAAACTACATTATAGATTCATTGGTAGAAACCGCAATTTCAAAAGATATTCTTATGATGACAAGGGTAGATAAACCTGCTCTTTTAAGGAGGGTGTTTGACCTTGGCTGTAATTATTCAGGCCGTATATTATCTTATCAGAAAATGCTCGGGCAACTGCAAGATGCAGGCAATACTATAACAGT
The Elusimicrobiota bacterium genome window above contains:
- a CDS encoding PHP domain-containing protein — its product is MDEIYVDLHVHTNFSDGTFTPKEAVDFAKEAGLSAISITDHDTVDGIPFALEEGKKKNLEIIPGVELSCEVENQQGSEMHILGYYMDWKDNKFNEFLKVFRKARHERAEKIFKKLEGIGISIKKEVLERISGEGTIGRLHFAKAIVESGFAKSIQEVFQKYLSVDKPAYVPKYKLSPEDGIKMIKDAGGIAVLAHPYYMHYSNRELIKDLITAGLEGIEVWHSRHSPSSIRTFKQIANDLHLISTGGSDCHGPYGQESALMGTIKVPYSVVNDLKKLKERINV
- a CDS encoding decaprenyl-phosphate phosphoribosyltransferase — translated: MKVFKNFFESMRPKQWIKNLFIFAGILFSKNFFDIGMLSVAISAFIVFCLLSGAVYIINDIFDKEQDKKHPLKAKRPIASGKLQINMALGGALILIVISLGVSLILNVNFFWAALIYLIIQLGYSFYFKKEVILDVFFIAAGFVLRVIAGAEVIDVEISKWLIISTIAISLFLALVKRRHEIEILAKGARQHRKVLDEYSSTYLLDQMISVVTAFTIICYTLYTISPETVYKFGTENLIFTIPFVLYGILRYLYLVHKKGEGGNPEKILVSDKPLLVNILLWVIASAVIIYK
- a CDS encoding response regulator, with product MNNFIAIVEDEEDIAELIAVNLSKSGYKTKVFHEAKPFLLSIRKNLPDLIILDLMLPDADGLELCKNLKREDQFSKIPIIMLTAKAEETDKILGLEIGADDYITKPFSPRELVARVKAVLRRGQQKSEERKKKSKDLIEIDKEKHSVLIARKPVNLTVTEFKILELLLSKRGYVFPREKILDYVWGEEIVVVDRTVDVHIRHLRKKLMSAGKLIKSIHGVGYKLEE
- a CDS encoding ATP-binding protein, which codes for MKKRIFFKLYSGFLTVTLILSGLILLVTYIEIRYTYVKAVGRDLVNVVNALNLSVTPLFRTKDLKPYLAKLDEQLQERITVISPDGTVIFDTQKDQSEMVNHKSRPEVAEALKGNTGTAVRFSKTLQKDMLYAAVPIKKNGEIEGVLRVSRALSSINTLINVLEYKIVLLTLFVIIIALVSGFLVFRRLVRPIIEMRNAAHILASGDFSARVHAGLEYSETKELSDTFNSMAEKIESLFLGLTDRTQKLDALISSLYEELFVFSKDGKITLANKRFKETVKDTGCEGRYYWEYFRDTGFEQLVKTAHETKVNSFGEMEFSGNTFLISISALSASGDTVVIMHNITAERNLEKIKRDFVANVSHELRTPLTAIKGFVETMEGDVSEANKRYLGIIKKHAERLINIVADLLTLSELEEKKLSLESGEVDLEKLIDDVVSMFQPKISEKKLQVKVNSDAKLPHISGDIFRLEQLFVNLIDNAVKYTDKGKISINLSLLENKIIVTVEDTGIGIPKEHLPRVFERFYVADRGRSKKSGGTGLGLAIVKHIAMLHHGAVDVESTLSIGTKFTVSLPIK
- a CDS encoding AAA family ATPase, with the translated sequence MYKRKIFNSFFNRINEQRKFIQVLVGPRQIGKTTLVRQVIEHLDFQSHYASADAVGVNSDAWIEQQWEVTRTKASTENRKVLLVLDEIQKIPAWSEKVKKLWEEDTARKNNILVILLGSSQLLLQKGLTESLAGRFEISYLMHWPYEEMKDAFGFTLDEYIFFGGYPGSAGLIKEENRWRNYIIDSLVETAISKDILMMTRVDKPALLRRVFDLGCNYSGRILSYQKMLGQLQDAGNTITVAHYLRLLEQAGLIAGLEKFSMQKVRQKSSSPKLQVMDNALFSAHLGANFSEIRSVPEKWGRMVESCIGQKLINETKGKDIKVFYWSGRNREVDFVLSYGEKIIAIEVKSGARRTSLQGLEVFSKEFKVYKTLLVGKEGIPLEDFLLMPLEKLFE